From Streptomyces griseorubiginosus, one genomic window encodes:
- a CDS encoding nucleoside/nucleotide kinase family protein, with the protein MPLTFDDLVTRARSLAQHGRRTVLGIAGSPGSGKTTLAERLVRALNGSGEPWVAHVPMDGFHLADVELDRLGLRDRKGAPETFDAAGYAALLRRLREERDEEIVYAPGFERVLEQPLAGAIPVFPTARLIVTEGNYLLLWPRVRSQLDEVWFCELDEDERLRRLIARHEQFGKTHEEAVAWVLRSDQPNARLVAATRDRADLVVPARTRTQGAGE; encoded by the coding sequence GTGCCGCTGACCTTCGACGACCTCGTGACCCGAGCGCGCTCCCTCGCCCAGCACGGCAGGCGGACCGTCCTCGGAATCGCCGGCTCCCCCGGCTCCGGGAAGACGACCCTCGCCGAACGGCTGGTGCGGGCGCTGAACGGCTCGGGCGAGCCCTGGGTGGCGCACGTCCCGATGGACGGCTTCCACCTCGCCGACGTGGAGCTGGACCGGCTCGGGCTGCGCGACCGCAAGGGGGCGCCCGAGACCTTCGACGCGGCCGGTTACGCGGCGCTGCTGCGACGGCTGCGCGAGGAACGGGACGAGGAGATCGTGTACGCGCCGGGTTTCGAGCGGGTCCTGGAGCAGCCGCTCGCCGGGGCGATCCCGGTGTTCCCGACAGCCCGGCTGATCGTGACGGAAGGCAACTACCTGCTGCTGTGGCCCCGGGTCCGCTCGCAACTGGACGAGGTGTGGTTCTGCGAGCTGGACGAGGACGAGCGACTGCGCCGCCTCATCGCCCGGCACGAGCAGTTCGGCAAGACCCACGAGGAGGCGGTGGCATGGGTCCTGCGCTCGGACCAGCCGAACGCGCGGCTGGTCGCGGCGACCCGGGACCGGGCGGACCTGGTGGTACCGGCGCGGACACGCACCCAGGGGGCGGGGGAATGA
- a CDS encoding carbohydrate ABC transporter permease → MTTTDIPRPADVGSRRSVSRKRPRRTATGGLRQAVSATTLLWIMACLYGFPVLWFILSSLKPSSDLFSYPLTLVPHNPTLSGFKAAWDSANFSQYFINTAIVCVVTTILTVGVSCCTGYALAKYDNKWLKFFFICILATTMLPSEVMLAPEFLVVRNLGLYNSFAGIILPAVLTATGCFMFRQFFLTVPDELVEAARIDGARELAIFARIMVPLSRPIMLTLAILSFQWRWNDYIWPLLMLNDPNKFTVQIGIQSIVGAQNINWSVLLGASVISMIPLIAIFLVFQKYVMGADINAGLKD, encoded by the coding sequence ATGACAACCACAGACATCCCGCGCCCGGCCGACGTCGGCTCCCGGCGGAGCGTCTCCAGGAAGCGGCCCCGCAGGACGGCCACCGGGGGGCTCCGGCAGGCCGTGTCCGCGACGACACTGCTGTGGATCATGGCGTGCCTGTACGGCTTCCCGGTGCTGTGGTTCATCCTCAGCTCCTTGAAGCCGTCCAGCGACCTCTTCTCCTACCCCCTGACGCTGGTCCCGCACAACCCCACCCTGTCGGGATTCAAGGCGGCCTGGGACAGCGCCAACTTCTCCCAGTACTTCATCAACACGGCCATCGTGTGCGTGGTCACGACCATCCTCACGGTGGGTGTCAGCTGCTGCACCGGCTACGCCCTGGCCAAGTACGACAACAAGTGGCTCAAGTTCTTCTTCATCTGCATCCTGGCCACCACGATGCTGCCGTCCGAGGTCATGCTCGCCCCCGAGTTCCTGGTGGTCCGCAACCTCGGCCTCTACAACTCGTTCGCCGGCATCATCCTCCCGGCCGTGCTCACCGCGACCGGATGCTTCATGTTCCGCCAGTTCTTCCTGACGGTCCCCGACGAACTCGTGGAGGCCGCCCGCATCGACGGCGCCCGGGAACTCGCCATCTTCGCGCGGATCATGGTGCCGCTGTCCCGGCCCATCATGCTGACCCTCGCCATCCTGTCCTTCCAGTGGCGCTGGAACGACTACATCTGGCCGCTGCTGATGCTGAACGACCCCAACAAGTTCACCGTGCAGATCGGTATCCAGAGCATCGTCGGCGCGCAGAACATCAACTGGTCGGTCCTGCTGGGCGCGTCCGTGATCTCCATGATCCCGCTGATCGCGATCTTCCTGGTCTTCCAGAAGTACGTCATGGGTGCCGACATCAACGCCGGACTGAAGGACTGA
- a CDS encoding glycoside hydrolase family 65 protein: protein MITDRSYTVEPWAVRETSLKLDVLAQSESVFALSNGHVGWRGNLDEGEPHGLPGSYLNGVHELHPLPYAEAGYGYPESGQTVIDVTNGKIIRLLVDDEPFDLRYGRLVSHERTLDLRRGVLERSCEWISPAGSRIRVRSTRLVSLTQRAIAAVAYEVEPVDSRTRVVIQSELVTNESLPGPNGDPRAAKALKSPLEHEEGYAEGTRLRLVHRTRQSGLRVAVAADHVIDGPGRTTTSSEQMVDLARLTVTSVLEPGQRLRVEKLVAHGWSGARSRPAMSDQVDAALAAAAHSGWDGLLDEQRGYLDDFWGRADVEVDGDEEIQQAVRFALFHVLQAGARAEERAIPAKGLTGSGYDGHAFWDTETFVLPLLTYTEPRAVAEALRWRQHTLPAARDRAAQLGLKGAAFPWRTIDGSEGSAYWPAGTAAFHVNAAVADAVVRYTEATGDLDFERDTGVELLVETARLWRSLGHHDHRGVFHIDGVTGPDEYSAIADDNTYTNLMARANLLAAAEVCARHPQRAAALGVDDEESAAWRDAADAVHIPYNDELGVHEQHAGFTRHQPWDFAGTSADQYPLMLHFPYFDLYRKQVVKQADLVLAMYLCSNWFEEFHDEEQIARNFAYYEPLTVRDSSLSACVQAVVAARAGHLSLAYAYTAEAALMDLADLENNTRDGLHIASLAGTWTALVAGFGGLRRDGDSLRFAPRLPDRFSRLAFNLRLLDRCLRVEIGPDKATYTLVSGAPLTIRHHGTPVTLGDDGPVVRPVPTPRDRPAPSQPPHRAPHAR from the coding sequence GTGATCACCGACCGCTCCTACACCGTCGAACCCTGGGCCGTCCGCGAGACCTCCCTCAAGCTCGACGTCCTGGCCCAGAGCGAGTCCGTGTTCGCCCTGTCCAACGGCCACGTCGGCTGGCGCGGCAACCTCGACGAGGGCGAACCGCACGGCCTGCCCGGCTCCTACCTCAACGGCGTCCACGAACTCCACCCGCTGCCGTACGCCGAGGCCGGCTACGGCTACCCGGAGTCCGGCCAGACCGTCATCGACGTCACCAACGGCAAGATCATCCGGCTCCTCGTCGACGACGAGCCCTTCGACCTGCGCTACGGCCGTCTCGTCTCCCACGAACGCACCCTCGACCTGCGCCGGGGCGTCCTGGAGCGGTCCTGCGAGTGGATCTCACCGGCCGGCTCCCGGATCCGGGTGCGCTCGACCCGGTTGGTCTCCCTCACCCAGCGGGCGATCGCCGCCGTGGCCTACGAGGTGGAGCCCGTCGACAGCCGCACCCGTGTGGTGATCCAGTCCGAGCTGGTCACCAACGAGAGCCTGCCCGGACCGAACGGTGACCCGCGTGCCGCCAAGGCCCTGAAGTCCCCCCTGGAGCACGAGGAGGGCTACGCCGAGGGCACCCGGCTGCGGCTGGTGCACCGCACCCGGCAGAGCGGCCTGAGGGTCGCCGTGGCCGCCGACCACGTGATCGACGGCCCCGGACGCACCACCACCAGCAGCGAGCAGATGGTCGACCTGGCCCGGCTGACCGTCACCTCGGTGCTGGAGCCGGGACAGCGGCTGCGGGTGGAGAAGCTCGTCGCCCACGGCTGGTCCGGCGCCCGCTCCCGGCCCGCGATGAGCGACCAGGTCGACGCGGCCCTGGCCGCCGCCGCCCACAGCGGCTGGGACGGACTCCTGGACGAACAGCGCGGCTACCTCGACGACTTCTGGGGCCGCGCCGACGTCGAGGTCGACGGCGACGAGGAGATCCAGCAGGCGGTCCGCTTCGCGCTCTTCCACGTCCTGCAGGCGGGCGCCCGCGCCGAGGAACGCGCCATCCCCGCCAAGGGCCTGACCGGCTCCGGCTACGACGGCCACGCCTTCTGGGACACCGAGACCTTCGTGCTGCCCCTGCTCACCTACACCGAGCCCCGTGCCGTCGCCGAAGCCCTGCGCTGGCGGCAGCACACCCTGCCCGCCGCCCGCGACCGCGCCGCCCAACTCGGCCTGAAGGGCGCCGCGTTCCCCTGGCGCACCATCGACGGCTCGGAAGGGTCGGCGTACTGGCCCGCCGGCACCGCCGCCTTCCACGTCAACGCGGCCGTCGCGGACGCCGTGGTGCGCTACACCGAGGCCACCGGCGACCTGGACTTCGAACGCGACACCGGTGTCGAACTCCTCGTGGAGACCGCCCGGTTGTGGCGCTCGCTCGGCCACCACGACCATCGCGGCGTCTTCCACATCGACGGTGTCACCGGGCCCGACGAGTACAGCGCCATCGCCGACGACAACACCTACACCAACCTGATGGCCCGCGCGAACCTCCTCGCCGCCGCCGAGGTCTGCGCCCGCCACCCGCAGCGGGCCGCCGCGCTCGGCGTCGACGACGAGGAGAGCGCCGCCTGGCGGGACGCCGCCGACGCCGTGCACATCCCCTACAACGACGAGCTCGGGGTGCACGAGCAGCACGCGGGCTTCACCCGCCACCAGCCGTGGGACTTCGCGGGCACGAGCGCCGACCAGTACCCGCTGATGCTGCACTTCCCCTACTTCGACCTCTACCGCAAACAGGTCGTCAAACAGGCCGACCTGGTCCTGGCCATGTACCTGTGCAGCAACTGGTTCGAGGAGTTCCACGACGAGGAGCAGATCGCCCGCAACTTCGCCTACTACGAACCGCTGACCGTACGGGACTCCTCCCTGTCGGCCTGCGTCCAGGCGGTCGTCGCCGCCCGCGCCGGCCACCTCTCCCTGGCCTACGCCTACACCGCGGAGGCGGCGCTGATGGACCTCGCGGACCTGGAGAACAACACCCGCGACGGACTCCACATCGCCTCCCTCGCCGGTACCTGGACGGCCCTGGTCGCCGGGTTCGGCGGACTGCGCCGGGACGGCGACTCCCTCCGCTTCGCGCCCCGCCTGCCCGATCGGTTCAGCCGGCTCGCCTTCAACCTCCGGCTCCTGGACCGCTGTCTGCGCGTGGAGATCGGCCCGGACAAGGCGACGTACACCCTGGTGTCGGGCGCCCCCCTGACGATCCGCCACCACGGCACCCCGGTGACCCTGGGCGACGACGGCCCGGTCGTCCGCCCCGTCCCGACACCGCGGGACCGGCCGGCACCGAGCCAGCCCCCGCACCGCGCCCCGCACGCGCGCTGA
- the prcB gene encoding proteasome subunit beta, whose amino-acid sequence MTWNEHGGRLGEEFFTPGSSSFTEFLAAHRPELLSTRRVLPDGVRAAPDQVPHGTTVLALSFRDGVLIAGDRRATMGNLIAQRDLEKVHPADDHTAVAFAGTVGLALDMVKLYQVELTHFEKIEGVAMTLDGKARRLAGMIRQNLGQAMQGLAVVPLLTGYDPARPEGERGRIFSFDIAGGLYEKTGFHAEGSGSPYASGALKKLFRKGLDRREAALAALQALYDAADDDSATGGPDINRRIFPIVSVITEDGFERLPEPETEQLSREMVEQRRARPDGPHATP is encoded by the coding sequence ATGACATGGAACGAACACGGCGGACGGCTGGGGGAGGAGTTCTTCACCCCGGGGTCGTCGTCCTTCACGGAGTTCCTGGCGGCCCACCGCCCCGAGTTGCTCAGCACCCGTAGGGTCCTGCCCGACGGGGTGCGGGCCGCACCGGACCAGGTGCCGCACGGCACCACCGTGCTGGCCCTCTCCTTCCGCGACGGCGTCCTCATCGCCGGTGACCGCAGGGCCACCATGGGCAACCTCATCGCCCAGCGTGACCTGGAGAAGGTGCACCCGGCCGACGACCACACGGCGGTCGCGTTCGCCGGCACCGTCGGGCTGGCCCTCGACATGGTCAAGCTCTACCAGGTCGAGCTCACCCACTTCGAGAAGATCGAGGGCGTCGCCATGACCCTCGACGGCAAGGCCCGGCGCCTGGCCGGCATGATCCGGCAGAACCTCGGCCAGGCCATGCAGGGCCTCGCCGTCGTCCCCCTCCTCACCGGCTACGACCCGGCCAGGCCGGAGGGCGAACGGGGCCGCATCTTCAGCTTCGACATCGCCGGCGGGCTCTACGAGAAGACCGGCTTCCACGCCGAGGGCTCCGGCTCGCCGTATGCCTCCGGCGCGTTGAAGAAGCTGTTCCGCAAGGGGCTCGACCGCCGCGAGGCCGCGCTCGCCGCGCTCCAGGCGCTCTACGACGCCGCCGACGACGACTCCGCGACCGGTGGCCCGGACATCAACCGGCGGATCTTCCCGATCGTCTCCGTCATCACCGAGGACGGCTTCGAGCGACTGCCCGAACCGGAGACCGAGCAACTGAGCCGGGAGATGGTCGAACAGCGGCGCGCCAGGCCGGACGGGCCGCACGCGACGCCCTGA
- a CDS encoding SgcJ/EcaC family oxidoreductase, which produces MTHDSDASDEAQIRALITAWAAAVHRGDLAGVVADHAQDIVMFDVPPPHHGIRGLAAYRAHWPPFFAWQAQGACFDIETLHVTAGSDVAYAHALLRCATPEELAAHPGFRLRLTFGLRKERGRWLVAHEHHSFPHD; this is translated from the coding sequence GTGACCCACGACTCCGACGCATCCGACGAGGCGCAGATCCGCGCTCTCATCACCGCGTGGGCCGCCGCCGTGCACCGCGGCGACCTCGCGGGTGTGGTCGCCGACCACGCCCAGGACATCGTGATGTTCGACGTGCCCCCGCCCCACCACGGCATCCGGGGGCTCGCCGCCTACCGCGCGCACTGGCCGCCCTTCTTCGCCTGGCAGGCCCAGGGCGCCTGCTTCGACATCGAGACCCTCCACGTCACCGCCGGCAGCGACGTCGCCTACGCCCACGCCCTGCTGCGCTGCGCCACCCCGGAGGAGCTCGCCGCCCACCCCGGCTTCCGGCTCCGGCTCACCTTCGGCCTGCGCAAGGAACGCGGCCGCTGGCTGGTGGCCCACGAGCACCACTCGTTCCCGCACGACTGA
- a CDS encoding beta-phosphoglucomutase family hydrolase produces the protein MTDLGLPEDIKACLFDLDGVVTKTAVVHAAAWKEMFDAFLREREGEHFRPFDDHDYDQYVDGLPRADGVRTFLASRDIELPEGNADDPPGAETVNGLGNRKNALVLEKIRTDGVEAYDDTLAYIRAARARGLRTAIVSSSANCRDVLRAIDAEDLFDVRVDGVVAKERKLPGKPRPDTFLAAAEDLGLDAPRSAVFEDALAGMDAGRAGGFGYVVGLDRVGQTDALYEHGADIVVKGLAELGGHA, from the coding sequence ATGACGGATCTCGGTCTGCCCGAAGACATCAAGGCCTGCCTCTTCGACCTCGACGGGGTCGTCACCAAAACGGCCGTCGTGCACGCGGCGGCCTGGAAGGAGATGTTCGACGCCTTCCTGCGCGAGCGCGAGGGCGAGCACTTCCGGCCCTTCGACGACCACGACTACGACCAGTACGTCGACGGTCTGCCGCGAGCCGACGGCGTACGCACCTTCCTGGCCTCCCGCGACATCGAACTGCCCGAGGGAAACGCCGACGACCCACCCGGCGCCGAGACCGTCAACGGCCTCGGCAACCGCAAGAACGCCCTCGTCCTGGAGAAGATCCGCACCGACGGCGTCGAGGCCTACGACGACACCCTGGCCTACATCCGCGCCGCCCGCGCCCGGGGACTGCGCACCGCGATCGTCTCCTCCAGCGCCAACTGCCGCGACGTGCTGCGCGCGATCGACGCCGAGGACCTCTTCGACGTACGCGTCGACGGCGTGGTCGCCAAGGAGCGGAAGCTGCCCGGCAAGCCGCGCCCGGACACCTTCCTGGCCGCCGCCGAGGACCTGGGCCTGGACGCACCCCGCTCCGCCGTCTTCGAGGACGCCCTCGCCGGCATGGACGCGGGCCGCGCGGGCGGCTTCGGATACGTCGTCGGCCTCGACCGCGTCGGACAGACCGACGCCCTGTACGAGCACGGCGCGGACATCGTCGTGAAGGGTCTCGCCGAACTGGGAGGACACGCGTGA
- a CDS encoding lysylphosphatidylglycerol synthase domain-containing protein, translating into MTSEQVAVALGRGRAYGQLALTVAVLTAAGCLARRHWPLLETGALRLAAADRGWLLAAAAAAAVTWVCSALAQQGAVLRPLPARRLVAAQFAAGAAGQLVPAGLGTGAVNLRFLMRCGLPAARSVTALAVKATAGGLTRAALIAVLATACPGVLGLPRLSAGWVFAAGAAVVLAGLLAAALWPRCRRALALVLADIRAVHARPRRAAALWCGSLGFAVLHAVVLIAVTRAVALPLAPPLVALLYLTASSAAALLPTPGGLGSLDAALALALTAGGAPGVAAASAVLGYRLLTVWLPLLPGLLVLALLIRRKAL; encoded by the coding sequence ATGACGTCCGAGCAGGTCGCCGTCGCCCTCGGCCGCGGGCGCGCGTACGGGCAACTCGCCCTCACGGTCGCCGTCCTGACGGCCGCGGGGTGTCTGGCCCGCCGCCACTGGCCCCTCCTGGAGACCGGCGCCCTGCGACTGGCCGCGGCCGATCGGGGCTGGCTGCTCGCCGCCGCCGCGGCCGCCGCCGTGACCTGGGTGTGCTCGGCACTGGCCCAACAGGGTGCGGTGCTACGGCCCCTGCCGGCCAGGCGGCTGGTGGCCGCGCAGTTCGCCGCCGGTGCCGCGGGCCAGCTGGTGCCCGCCGGTCTCGGCACCGGCGCGGTCAACCTGCGCTTCCTCATGCGGTGCGGGCTGCCGGCCGCCCGCTCGGTGACCGCGCTCGCGGTGAAGGCCACGGCGGGCGGGCTGACGCGGGCCGCCCTCATCGCCGTACTCGCGACGGCCTGTCCCGGTGTCCTCGGGCTGCCGCGGCTGTCCGCCGGGTGGGTGTTCGCGGCCGGGGCCGCCGTCGTCCTGGCCGGGCTCCTCGCGGCCGCTCTGTGGCCGCGCTGCCGCCGGGCCCTGGCGCTCGTCCTGGCCGACATCAGGGCGGTCCACGCAAGGCCGCGCCGGGCGGCGGCCCTGTGGTGCGGCTCGCTGGGTTTCGCGGTCCTGCACGCGGTCGTGCTGATCGCCGTCACCCGGGCCGTCGCGCTGCCGCTGGCCCCGCCGCTGGTGGCCTTGCTCTACCTCACCGCGAGCAGCGCGGCCGCCCTGCTGCCCACCCCCGGCGGCCTCGGCTCCCTCGACGCGGCGCTCGCCCTCGCCCTCACCGCCGGGGGAGCGCCGGGCGTGGCGGCCGCCTCCGCGGTGCTCGGCTACCGGCTGCTGACCGTGTGGCTGCCCCTGCTCCCCGGGCTGCTGGTGCTCGCCCTGCTGATCCGGCGCAAGGCGCTGTGA
- a CDS encoding NUDIX domain-containing protein, producing the protein MSDQSPTVRVRVAAYVLRRRAGRAVELLVFDHDADLPPGTHVPAGGVAPEESLEQAVVREVAEESGLTRVRVLRPLAEEHTPHPIRRFPRHTTFFELEVDDDADVPDAWDHHVTGAGRDNGMTFHCRFEPLPLAFPLADGQDAWLDRLEA; encoded by the coding sequence ATGAGCGACCAGAGCCCGACCGTGCGTGTCCGGGTGGCCGCCTACGTCCTGCGCCGGCGCGCGGGACGCGCCGTGGAACTGCTCGTGTTCGACCACGACGCGGACCTGCCGCCCGGCACGCACGTCCCGGCGGGGGGTGTCGCCCCGGAGGAGTCACTGGAACAGGCCGTGGTGCGGGAAGTCGCGGAGGAGAGCGGGCTGACCCGCGTGCGGGTGCTGCGGCCTCTCGCGGAGGAGCACACCCCGCACCCGATCCGCCGCTTCCCCCGCCACACCACCTTCTTCGAACTGGAGGTGGACGACGACGCGGACGTCCCCGACGCGTGGGACCACCATGTGACGGGCGCGGGGCGCGACAACGGCATGACGTTCCACTGCCGTTTCGAGCCGCTGCCCCTGGCGTTCCCGTTGGCGGACGGCCAGGACGCCTGGTTGGACCGTCTGGAAGCGTGA
- a CDS encoding sugar ABC transporter permease yields the protein MTKRASVVSVSSPSPPRRRSKYTLAPLVLIAANVVLFALFFVWPAVIGLLYSFTNYTGVGAFQWIGLDNYQNLFGDSTFYDALTRTLLYTVLFVPLNFVVSLLAANLVVSKHAKGGSVARVIFFIPWLLSPIVVGVLWRWMFGENFGLVNYVIEKFGGDAVPWQSNADLSLLVVVMAAAWAWTGFTMLLFIAAIKNVPVSYYEAASLDGAGPWRQFFSITLPSIAPTSFIVILLNTINSMKEYPVFVALNNGGPGTSNNLLVQYIYETGFKRGQIGYASAASFVLMLILMAVAIIQLIVNRRVENR from the coding sequence ATGACAAAACGCGCCTCGGTCGTGTCGGTGAGCTCGCCGAGTCCGCCAAGGAGACGCAGCAAGTACACCCTTGCGCCGCTCGTCCTCATCGCGGCCAACGTCGTGCTCTTCGCGCTGTTCTTCGTCTGGCCGGCGGTGATCGGGCTCCTCTACTCGTTCACCAACTACACGGGCGTGGGGGCGTTCCAGTGGATCGGGCTGGACAACTACCAGAACCTGTTCGGGGACTCCACGTTCTACGACGCGCTGACCCGGACGCTGCTGTACACGGTCCTCTTCGTCCCGCTGAACTTCGTGGTCTCGCTGCTCGCCGCAAACCTCGTGGTGAGCAAGCACGCCAAGGGCGGGTCCGTCGCCCGTGTCATCTTCTTCATCCCTTGGCTGCTGTCGCCCATCGTCGTGGGTGTGCTGTGGCGGTGGATGTTCGGTGAGAACTTCGGCCTCGTCAACTACGTCATCGAGAAGTTCGGCGGGGACGCCGTGCCGTGGCAGTCCAACGCCGACCTCTCGCTGCTCGTGGTCGTGATGGCGGCGGCCTGGGCCTGGACGGGCTTCACGATGCTGCTGTTCATCGCGGCGATCAAGAACGTGCCGGTGTCGTACTACGAGGCGGCCTCGCTCGACGGCGCCGGCCCCTGGCGCCAGTTCTTCAGCATCACCCTGCCGAGCATCGCGCCCACCTCGTTCATCGTGATCCTGCTCAACACGATCAACTCGATGAAGGAGTACCCGGTGTTCGTCGCCCTCAACAACGGCGGACCCGGTACCTCGAACAACCTGCTCGTCCAGTACATCTACGAGACCGGCTTCAAGCGGGGCCAGATCGGCTACGCGAGCGCCGCGTCGTTCGTGCTCATGCTCATCCTGATGGCCGTCGCGATCATCCAGCTGATCGTCAACCGACGGGTGGAGAACCGATGA
- a CDS encoding extracellular solute-binding protein has translation MTTVGVRRTRRLGRGGMRRLVPLAAVVTAGALTLTACGGDSGSGGTSKSLTFWISTVPGQDAGWKKVVADYKKEAGVSIKLVNIPYDGYTTKLHNAAQANSLPDVAAVPALDPIWSSKLIDLKSIADKKSNNINQNFLAKDSSGKVLSIPSDVTASGLFINKSLFEKAGVSFPTDPAKTWTWTDFIAAANKVREKTGAKYSLTFDQSPSRLRAMVYEMGGKYVHADDSGKFSVDDATKKAVNTFVGWNDDKTMPKSVWTSGADPSAMFQSGDVVAYWSGVWQVPAFADSIKKFEWASVPTPAQPVQASDVNSGGMVVGFNNNGAAATAATKFLSWLYEPAHYKVLCETSGFLPVESGLNPTYPFKSEAAQAAFKLYNQEIPLYAPISGYFNNAQTQWVLKGKSLTEDPTKTELGKAINGQQSADKALQNIVDGYNQQVGG, from the coding sequence ATGACCACTGTGGGTGTACGGCGCACGCGCCGACTCGGCCGCGGCGGGATGCGCCGCCTGGTTCCGCTCGCTGCCGTTGTCACGGCAGGTGCACTGACGCTCACCGCCTGCGGAGGGGACTCCGGCTCCGGCGGCACGTCCAAGTCGCTGACCTTCTGGATCTCCACCGTTCCGGGCCAGGACGCGGGCTGGAAGAAGGTGGTGGCCGACTACAAGAAGGAAGCCGGCGTCAGCATCAAGCTCGTCAACATCCCCTACGACGGCTACACGACGAAGCTGCACAACGCCGCGCAGGCGAACTCCCTGCCCGACGTGGCCGCCGTCCCGGCGCTGGACCCGATCTGGTCGAGCAAGCTGATCGACCTCAAGTCCATCGCCGACAAGAAGAGCAACAACATCAACCAGAACTTCCTTGCCAAGGACTCCTCCGGCAAGGTGCTCTCCATCCCCTCGGACGTCACCGCGTCCGGCCTGTTCATCAACAAGTCGCTCTTCGAGAAGGCCGGCGTCTCCTTCCCGACCGACCCGGCGAAGACCTGGACCTGGACCGACTTCATCGCCGCGGCCAACAAGGTCCGCGAGAAGACCGGCGCCAAGTACTCCCTGACCTTCGACCAGTCGCCGTCCCGGCTGCGCGCCATGGTGTACGAGATGGGCGGCAAGTACGTCCACGCCGACGACTCCGGCAAGTTCTCGGTGGACGACGCCACCAAGAAGGCCGTGAACACCTTCGTCGGCTGGAACGACGACAAGACCATGCCGAAGTCGGTGTGGACGTCCGGCGCCGACCCGTCCGCCATGTTCCAGAGCGGTGACGTCGTCGCCTACTGGTCCGGTGTGTGGCAGGTGCCCGCCTTCGCGGACAGCATCAAGAAGTTCGAGTGGGCGAGCGTCCCGACCCCCGCCCAGCCGGTGCAGGCCAGTGACGTCAACAGCGGCGGCATGGTCGTGGGCTTCAACAACAACGGTGCCGCGGCCACCGCCGCCACGAAGTTCCTGTCCTGGCTGTACGAGCCGGCCCACTACAAGGTCCTGTGCGAGACGTCCGGCTTCCTGCCGGTCGAGAGCGGTCTGAACCCGACGTACCCCTTCAAGTCCGAGGCGGCGCAGGCGGCGTTCAAGCTCTACAACCAGGAGATCCCGCTCTACGCGCCGATCTCCGGCTACTTCAACAACGCGCAGACGCAGTGGGTGCTGAAGGGCAAGAGCCTGACCGAGGACCCGACCAAGACGGAGCTCGGCAAGGCGATCAACGGCCAGCAGTCGGCCGACAAGGCCCTGCAGAACATCGTGGACGGCTACAACCAGCAGGTCGGCGGCTGA